Below is a genomic region from Ictalurus punctatus breed USDA103 chromosome 12, Coco_2.0, whole genome shotgun sequence.
CCCACCAGTTTGGAAAGCCTTTCCAATTTTAATCACAACTTCCAACAACTTTTGCCTCCACTAATCCCGTGTCTCATTCAAACCATGCCTGAAGTACTGTGATTAGCAGAGTAGCCCTACTAAGCACATCTGTCATATCATATCAACCCACATTGTACACTGCTGAtgctgatgattatgatgacAACCATGATGATGGTTATTCTATTTCTATCCCTGCACTTCTTAAAGGCAGCATTTCACCATTCATCttgcatttttgcattttaccATGCCGTACAAAAAAAGATCCAAGATGAATTTCCACAGGCTCAACTGGTTTTCTGATCAATCATgcataataatatacagtacaataacaTATCACTTGAATTAAcattaatgccaacaacatcaACCAACAACATCCCTTTTTTAATCGAGGTCTGTTATACATATTCGAGACGTATGATCGGTGAGAGATTATAGAACAGGTGAAGCCATCTCTACCTTTTAAGAAAAAGTTCAAGGCTATGTGAATGATGAAGGTGTACCTCTGGCAAGCTTGTCCTGATACACTGTGCCTTCTTTATCTCCACCTGTAACAGGAAACTGAGTCTTATAACAATCCAATGTCCAAATGTCCTCCTTCTAGAATCTCATTTTATTGGTAGGACCATGAGGGCTACATATTAAAAAACTGCAACTAAATCTAACGACAAAACAATTGTTAAGAGTGTTAATAAGCTACGGATTAGTGCATCATTTGGGCTATACAGACATGCATTACTGTTTTAGGTGCCTGAAACTAACAACCTGATAATCAATGATCCCTTTTAACATCAGTCTTTGAGAAATCTCAGATAATCCTTTATCTCCCTGACTTCACTGAGACCCTTCTTTAAATGATTCCTGAACGTTATTCTTACACATCTCCATATGTGGAATAAAAGTATGTGCATTGTATCTACTAAACCCAAACACTGTTAGCTCAGTGTATCACTTTGCCATAGACTCACACATGTTGGGGTTCTCAATGTCGGAGCTGGACCCAGAAGAAGGGCTTGGTTCCTCTGTCTCatcaatgtttttctttctctttgttacACCCTTCTTTTGCTCCGCCGCCTTTCCCTTCCTTTCCGTATGGAAAGAAAGGCTCGGTTTCTCTGCATTTTCACGAATCCTGAAGGATCCTTAAATGAGAGACGCATACAGTGCATTCAAATCCATCGAAATAATAAACTCGAGAAAATCAGAAACTCTTAGACTTTGAATTTGGAAATCCGAGCGTGGGAAAACAATAAAGTTAACACAGAAAagtgaagaaataaaatggAGAGACTGACCATCCAGAAGGCTGGTTTGGAGTGCGTGCAGAAAAGGATATTTCTGCAGGATGTGCTCCTGAAATACACATCTCCAAAACTTCTTCATACACTCCTCTCGCTCCTGTTCcagccattccaaaaccttaTACACACCATTCTGCTTTCTCTCCTTACTTTTCATCTTTATGATcttctacagagagagagagagagagagagagagagagagagagagagagagagagagagagagaattcaagATCTGATGACTGAATTTTAAATAGAATTACTGttaaatacaaacacatttcATATTAAGCTCCCCTGGACAAAAAAGTGAttttctcagtgactttgacctcAGTGACTGGTACCAGACGGCTGGTTCGAATATTTCCGAAACTGCTAAGCTGCTGGGATTTTCCCGCACGCAGGTCTCCAGACTTGTGCTGCTTGAGTCTGCCTTGTTCTTGACTTTAATGGTTTTGCAgtaaagtaattaaatacgaCTCTGCAGCCTGGACCTCAGTTGCCAGTGTGTTTTTGAGATGTAAACACATTACATTGCTATCTACAGGTTTATCAACCTCCTACAGCCTCAGATGCACTTTACTTGCACaatctttgaaaaaaaaaatgtttgcttcaTAAAAACCTTCCTTTTGTTTGCGTGTTTCCAGGTGGAACTAACCAAGTTCCTTCTCACTACTCACGTTCACACTAGGCTATGATAGTGCAACTTAAAGAAACCGTTTGACTCCAAAGCACTGGCACTTCTTTCATAGATGTCAACTAAACCAAAtcaaacataaaatgtaaaataaataatgcatacaGTCAGTGGAGGTGTGTGGCAGGTCTTAAGCACTATTTACGAGCTCCAGTGAACTCATCATTTGCATACTGTGATTTCCATCACAAATTAACGTAGGCTACAGTGCTTTCACTTTCAGTATCTAGGGTACATCTATTACATCTATGGTACCTGATACTAGTAACACTTATTAATAAACACTACCAACCATTCAAACAGTAACAAACCTCACCATGAACACTAAAATACAATGACAGAAAATAGCTTTAGCAAATCAAACCAGTCCGTTTCTTTATTTAGTATTAAGGGGAAAAACTCTTGTAGCAAATGAAGGAATGTAAAATAGACATTGTTCATGCTCTCTTGCCTGGTAGAGATCATCAGGTACCAGACCATGGTCTCGGAGCTGGTTGAGGAAAAGGAGCGGTTCGTCTATGCCATAGGAGATCTCTGTCTTCTTACAGCGAAAAAAACGAATCAGCGCTTCCTGCGGTACAAGATCTAACAGAATATCCGCTCGGCTGctgtccatctctctattcTGTACAACAAAGCAACAAAGTTATTAAAGGCAAAATAATATACAATTATGCACACATTAGAAACAAGGTCGGATTCCCCAACCAACTAATAGATGAATTTTTTTAGTTGTTATGTCAACTTTAGCTGCAAGACAAATCGTTTCTTATCAGTTCATATCAGACTTTACCTCTGTGGTCCCGAATAGGACTGAGTGGTGCCGATTGAGGATTTGCTGTGGTCGAGAAAACCTGAAAGAGAGATCTCTGTGTAGCGTCACAGAAAGATAACCTGTGAGAGGAACAAGGATGTAATTTGTGTATGGCAGCCACACCTTGGCTTTGTGCAGAAAGCCAGAAAATGTATATACGAAACAAGAGGATTCTTTCCCCACGATAAAATATCATTTCTCTAATAGAGTTAGGAGAATGAAGTGAAGTGCATTAGAGAGTAGAATAGGATTGAAAATGCTCTACCGTGATCCCAAACAGGACTGAATGGCGTTGTCCATGTGTTGTGTATAACACGGTGTAAAGTTTACCATTCTGTATAGACGCTAATGACGGTTGTGTGTGAAGATGAGCCGTTTCTGAAACGCTCAAACCACCCCATCTGTCTCCAATGACCAcgccacggtcaaagtcaccAAGATCGCATTTGTTCCCAATTTTGACGTTTGACGTGaagattaactgaagctcttgagctGTATCTGACCAGGAATTTACTCCTGATTGTGCTCCTGTCACATCATTGGCTGATTAGACAATCACtcaaatgtgcaggtgtacaggggttcctaataaagtggacagtgagtgtagtATGAACATGAAGACCCAATGAAAAACAGAGATTAGTCaaatgttattgttttaattGTAAGTTAAATTATGGAGTtacaaatgcataaaaaaaatacacccaTTAATATATACTGACAATTTAAAAACACTATAAATATCAAATCCAAACAAGAATTTCCTGAATGTAAATAGACAGCACTCGGTAGGGGTGTAAACCTCAGGCTTTCACACGATATGTTACGAGTCACTGGATTCTGCTACTCTAGTATACGATACAATTTAGTAGCCTTTGATTTGAAAGTAACTGACTTCAGAATCTGAGGTAGGCTTACTGTTAGTTTGTAATGACTTTATTAGCCTATTAgcctgtattattttttaaccatcAGATTTTCACGCAATCGTCGTTCCATCGCGACATTGCCGTGCTTAGCTGAAGTTAGTTCATTAGATGACATTTtatatttgcattcatttatttagagTACAATTTTGTGAGTGTGAGATTTAATACATTCAGATAAACATAGATTTATAATATGCGGTGTTAAATAAAGGACTTTTTTCtactgattttaaaataataaaacaataaagtgaataaaactGTTCCAAAATTTGTTAAAAATTGAGCTCGGGTTACTAATCCGTCATTAGAATGTGGAAAGTCTATATTTTGCTTTCCACTGAATTTCAACATGAAAGCATTGATGCTGCATCCTTCTAGCGAATTCGGACCAATGGTTGTCGCcgaacaaaacacacactgactttcTCACCATCAAAATGAAAGCATTTTCAGATCTCTTCTCAACTATATGCGTGATTCCACAGATGAGAGAAAGCTCCACTGGGCGGCAGAGAAGGCAGGGAATGTATCGGAACAAGGGCGGGAATTAGCTTTGGAAGAAGCACAAGATGGCTGCTGCAGGAAGTCCCTGATGTGACATGGCAAAGTGTGGAGCAGCCAGCTCTCCACCAGCAAACCACCTCCACGGAGCCCTGAGCAGCAACCAAGCTCAATGGGCAGTTCCTCAAGGTTGTTTCCTTGTACATCCAGCTTGGAAAGGTACCTCAAAGAGCCCAATCCCATATTCAGGGACCCTAGGGAGTTGTTGGCCAAATTCAGAATGCGCAACTCCTTGCAGTTGGCAAAAAGTGCCTCTGGAATTCTCTCGAGCCTGTTCCTGCTCAGGTCGAGCTCAGTGAGGAGAGTGAGTGCCCCCACTTCAGCAGGCAGTTCCTCAAGCAGGTTCCCAGCTAGCAGGAGGCGCCGGAGTCGATGGATTGTGAAAAGAGCTGGTGGAAGACTCCGCAGCTCATTGTGTGACAAGTCCAAGAGCTCCAAGGCCCGCAGGACTCCCACGCTGGTAGGAACAGCCAGTATGCGATTGTGCGCCAATCGTAGGCAGGAAAGACGCCTCAGATGCTGCAGTCCCAGCAGTTCCTCCAATGTCCTTAGGCAGTTGTGCTGCAGGTCCAAACTGCGCAATCCTGTTAGCGATAACAAAGCAGAAGGCAATCTCTCCAGCTGGCATCCCTGCAGCTCCAGTTCAGTCAACCCCACAAGACGTCGCAGTCCTGTTAGCACCAACAGCCTGGCACCTTCGTTGTGGATCTCCAAATGCACCAAGCTGCCCGCAACCTCGCTCAGCTCTGATGGGATTCTCTGGAGCATGCCACGCAACGCGAGGACCCGTAGGTGGCGCAAATAGCGTAGGCTGCCCAGCGCCCAGCCACGGCTGATAGTGCCCTCACTGGCCACTCGTCCACTCAGGTGTAGCTCCTGCAGGCTGCGCAGTGAATACACCCAGCCAGGGATCTCTGCAGCTTGGGTGAAGGTGAGGTGCAGAGACTCTAGACGCTCCTGGAGGACTATAAGTGCACCAGACTCCACAGTAGCTGAGCAGTGGTACAAGTGAAGTTCCCTGTGGAAAGAAAGTGTTGGTTtaggtttcattaaaacaaaaacaatttaataataagCCTTCCTGATAGATTAACTACTTTAGATGTTCTGTAAACAAAGGCTATGACTTGGTTGTCAAAAACCTTCCCATGCTCTGGGATGCCACAACCAAACAATTTGTAACTAAGGGAGTTTTCACATTTGGTCCAAATACATGACCTGTATTTGTCATGGGGTTCCGTTCGGTTGAACCGAGCCCCAGACCACCATTTTCAAGAGAACCAGGGATTGGTTCTGTGGACCACACCTGGGCTCAAAAAACAGCAAATGACCCAGGGTCTGGAaagaaactcaagtgcaacctGGAAAACAACCTGTGGATTACTCTTCAAACCATCACCTCAAGGCAGTCATATTGGAGATCTGTGCTGTTAGCTTAGCATCTCCAATTAACTCCAGCTTCAGCACTTCGAGCTGGCTCAGGGTGAAGAGTGCAGGAGGGAGATGAGGAACGGCCACCAGCTGCAGCAGAGCACGCCCCTTGTGATCGGAGGTTATCATTGAGCGCAGACGGGCAGCGTTCCAACGACGCTCCAAGTTCTCCTCCATGAGCCGCGTCTCACTGACAGGAGACAGGAAAACTGAGAGACGCTGAGCCAGCAGGGGGTCGTACTGATCCGTCATGTGTAACAAGAAGGCCAGGTCATTACACAGGTCTGGAGCGTCCAACATGGAACCTATTTCACGCAGATGCTGGAACGAGTACTGTCTCAGAGACCTGGGAATGAGACAGAGACTTGCTAAAATGTCAGAAGGAGCTGTTGATGAGTACGGTGTGATGAAGTGCTACTGAGCAACAGAGCCAGTGTTGACAGTTCTTATTAACGTAAGAAATGTTAATGGCAGCACCacaggaaccttttcaggaaccaagtcattttttttaggtaatctgtagcagatcctctgttgcTAGTTGCTCAATAGCACCACTTCTATTGATGCTCTAATGAACCAAAGAAAATGTGGACATCAGTCTGAATCTAATAAGAGAGCAGCAGGTGTTTTGTTAAAAGAGACACTAATCACATTTACTCACTTTGTTAGCATTCATCTCCATGctcgactgaaagcttggaagGAAAGATTAACAAATGAGTTAGTATCATTCAGCAGATCAACTAATGGTTAACAACTAAATCTATTTTTCCCCATCCAACTTTGACTTCTGAATcaaatttattttcagtttatttattggttattcacagcaaaattggctgtgctctctgggtgggaggcgcttactctctctcccctatcagTCAAAAGGACAATAATCAACTAAGTGTTTGAGCTTGTGTATGTAAAGGAGGGCAGATAGcattttcctctgagtgtgttatggTCTAATGTGACAAACCATGaggagcatttaaaaaaaagtggtttaattggcaggtgaccaattTGGGTagaaaatgggggaaaatccgaaaatggagaaaaaaaagaggctacATAGAGACAGCTATGAATGGCGTTTTAGCTGATGACAATACAAGGTcaagggcagtggtagctcagtggttaagatgctgAACTATTGCATAGAAGGACATGAGCTCAAACTTcacaccaccaagctgccactgttgggcctctGAGCAAGACCCTTGACCCTCAACTGCATACGTGTAAGTCCTTTTgaataagggtgtctgccaaatgccgtaaacgTAGAGATAAAGCTAAGAAGATACTTGCCTATTCATTGTCCTAATAGCACCAATCATAAAACTGAGAATAAATtcttgtataaaaaaaaaaatcatgtacaaTAATTACATTCCTTCCTACACTAATCGGAAGAACGATGGTATTTATATTTGCTCTAGCAAAACAAAATTCTTATTAGAACTACTTTCTGTCATAAATATTATGTGCCAAAATATTCCCTGaggaatattttaaatgaatgcaaatcaGCATACTTGAAATCAAATTCCTTCTACCACcagaaataatatatattaatttacaGATATACAAAATATCTATAGCATATTTATAATATCTACaatattaattttcttt
It encodes:
- the si:ch211-106h11.1 gene encoding volume-regulated anion channel subunit LRRC8D — its product is MFTLSELWSVTERQGHYKLLKPWWEVFMDYLVLLMLMVSILAGTLLLSQDGVVCVPIRSTSSNSSASFGIPSGPGTPHTASNVPISRSLATGIRTDLDYQQYIYVSTVCYHKALPWFSRFLPYVTLLQSLLLLASGSFWFHFPLTSARIEHFLAILAKCCESPWTSRALSHAAKLDRAHHSHPSDEDKVTRTQVPHIPKFFTRQSSLDSGTDSPLLARMGSTSTQPSPCPSNLSHCSTLSSTSILEPASLHKAATVLPEGSSTGPTLDRSDGELARALFERVRRFRGHCESSNIIYKVYTAQTVFKVLKFIVIVSYTTPLLGSISFTHTCEPHSHALTGYQTFQCSHLLSSVLRKLMKAYICLVGLYGLLGVYTLFWIFHKSLRQYSFQHLREIGSMLDAPDLCNDLAFLLHMTDQYDPLLAQRLSVFLSPVSETRLMEENLERRWNAARLRSMITSDHKGRALLQLVAVPHLPPALFTLSQLEVLKLELIGDAKLTAQISNMTALRELHLYHCSATVESGALIVLQERLESLHLTFTQAAEIPGWVYSLRSLQELHLSGRVASEGTISRGWALGSLRYLRHLRVLALRGMLQRIPSELSEVAGSLVHLEIHNEGARLLVLTGLRRLVGLTELELQGCQLERLPSALLSLTGLRSLDLQHNCLRTLEELLGLQHLRRLSCLRLAHNRILAVPTSVGVLRALELLDLSHNELRSLPPALFTIHRLRRLLLAGNLLEELPAEVGALTLLTELDLSRNRLERIPEALFANCKELRILNLANNSLGSLNMGLGSLRYLSKLDVQGNNLEELPIELGCCSGLRGGGLLVESWLLHTLPCHIRDFLQQPSCASSKANSRPCSDTFPAFSAAQWSFLSSVESRI